From Panicum hallii strain FIL2 chromosome 2, PHallii_v3.1, whole genome shotgun sequence, a single genomic window includes:
- the LOC112882485 gene encoding GDSL esterase/lipase At1g28650-like yields MAKPLLMLPLLAAAFFLAAAASASAPVPAAAATTPAATRTANRSGGCYPRFFAFGDSLIDTGNFIHYSTAPGPVARSPYGETFFHRPTGRWSDGRLVVDFVVERLGFPYWTPYLAGKTKEDFRYGANFAVASGTALNQLLFKKKHLDVGGITPYSLGVQIRWFEKVLAMLGSTEHERREIMASSLFLVGEIGANDYNHPFFQNKTREWVMPLVPRVIRSIGMALEALIQLGARTLYVPGIFPLGCVPRYLFLFCNSSTADHDPATGCLRWLNDLTTHHNSLLQAKLAELRRAHLDVSLVYVDYYDEVLSIVSAPARNGFTPATALDACCGGGGFHNANFTVHCTEPGAVQCPDPSRYVSWDGLHMTEAVYRIMARGILDGPFAVPPIVSRCKTY; encoded by the exons ATGGCGAAGCCACTGCTGATGCTGCCTCTGCTCGCCGCGGCGTTCTTCCTGGCGgccgcggcgtcggcgtcggcgcccGTGCCTGCTGCGGCTGCTACTACTCCGGCGGCGACGCGGACGGCGAACCGCAGCGGCGGCTGCTACCCCCGCTTCTTCGCGTTCGGGGACTCGCTCATCGACACGGGCAACTTCATCCACTACTCCACCGCGCCGGGGCCCGTGGCGCGGTCGCCCTACGGCGAGACATTCTTCCACCGCCCCACCGGGCGCTGGTCCGACGGCCGCCTCGTCGTCGACTTCGTCG TGGAGCGGCTGGGGTTCCCGTACTGGACGCCGTACCTGGCCGGCAAGACCAAGGAGGACTTCCGTTACGGTGCCAACTTCGCGGTGGCCAGCGGCACGGCGCTCAACCAGCTGCTCTTCAAGAAGAAGCACCTTGACGTCGGCGGCATCACGCCCTACTCCCTCGGCGTGCAGATCCGCTGGTTCGAGAAAGTGCTCGCCATGCTTGGCTCCACGGAGCACG AGCGGAGGGAGATCATGGCGAGCTCGCTGTTCCTGGTCGGGGAGATCGGCGCCAACGACTACAACCACCCCTTCTTCCAGAACAAGACGCGGGAGTGGGTGATGCCGCTGGTGCCCCGCGTCATCCGCTCCATCGGGATGGCCCTGGAGGCCCTCATCCAGCTCGGCGCCAGGACGCTGTACGTGCCGGGCATCTTCCCGCTGGGTTGCGTCCCGCGCTACCTCTTCCTCTTCTGCAACAGCAGCACCGCCGACCATGACCCGGCCACTGGCTGCCTCCGCTGGCTCAATGACCTCACCACCCACCACAACAGCCTCCTCCAGGCCAAGCTCgccgagctccgccgcgcccaCCTGGACGTCTCCCTCGTCTATGTCGACTACTACGACGAGGTCCTCTCCATCGTCAGCGCCCCAGCGAGGAACGGCTTCACCCCGGCCACTGCGCTCGACgcgtgctgcggcggcggcgggttccACAACGCCAACTTCACCGTGCACTGCACCGAGCCGGGCGCCGTGCAGTGCCCCGACCCGTCCAGGTACGTGTCCTGGGACGGTCTGCACATGACGGAGGCGGTGTACCGGATCATGGCGCGTGGGATCCTCGACGGCCCTTTCGCCGTGCCTCCCATCGTGTCCAGATGCAAGACATACTAG
- the LOC112881637 gene encoding trafficking protein particle complex subunit 3, whose translation MAPLTAPKSGDALFASVDRVNAELFTLTYGAIVRQLLTDLEEVEEVNKQLDQMGYNIGTRLVDEFLAKSNVSRCVDFKETADVIAKLGFKMFLGVTATVTNWDAEGTSCSFVLEDNPLVDFVELPDTCQGLHYCNVLSGVIRGALEMVSMKTEVTWVRDMLRGDDAYEMRVKLIKQVPEEYPYKDDD comes from the exons ATGGCGCCTCTCACGGCCCCCAAGTCCGGCGACGCCCTCTTCGCCAGCGTCGATCGCGTC AACGCGGAGCTTTTCACGCTCACGTATGGCGCCATCGTGCGGCAGCTGCTCACGGATCTGGAGGAGGTCGAGGAGGTTAACAAGCAGCTAGATCAGAT GGGTTACAACATTGGAACACGGTTGGTTGATGAGTTCTTAGCAAAGTCAAATGTATCAAGGTGCGTTGACTTCAAGGAGACTGCTGATGTTATCGCAAAG CTTGGATTCAAGATGTTCTTGGGTGTGACTGCAACTGTAACcaattgggatgctgagggtaCAAGTTGCAGCTTTGTATTGGAGGACAATCCTCTTGTTGATTTTGTTGAGCTCCCTGACACTTGCCAAGGCCTTCATTATTGCAATGTGCTAAGTGGAGTAATCAGGGGAGCATTGGAAATG GTGTCCATGAAGACAGAGGTGACATGGGTCCGCGACATGCTCCGTGGGGATGACGCCTATGAGATGCGGGTCAAGCTTATCAAGCAAGTCCCTGAGGAATACCCCTACAAGGACGATGACTAG